The Tolypothrix sp. PCC 7712 region ATAGCTGCGATTAGAAACCAATTACCTAAATATGATCAAAAAGATAAATATTTTCCTGTGCTTGTCTTTTGGAAGCGACAATATATTTCAGGTGGACTAGCTGTTGAAGGTGGTGCTAATGATACTTTTGTCTACTCTTTAGTGGCTTATTATGTAATTAAAGATAATGATTCTACATGGTCTAATGCTGCTCGAATTGGTCGATTTCAAATTAGTAATGGTTATGGTCAAACTGATACAGATATAAGCAGCACTAGGGATGCTGGTTTTAATATGTTTAGTTTGGACGGTGAAGGAGACCTGAAAACCAAAATGAATCAATGGAAAAAAAGTGACGAAAGCTATGATCAACAAGTTTTGGCTCTCGTTGATTATATTGATCAAACTATCATAGATACTACAGCTAACCCAGCGCCTTCTTGCTCTACTGGTCAAATGGTTCCACAATTCTCCGGTAGTGGAGATGGTGTTGCTACAGGTAATGTTAAAACCCGTGGCTTTTACGTATGTGTAGACTCTAGTAAAACTGTAGCAGACATCTATTTACGTGGTAATGCTCTTGCTCGTGCTCAAAATACGAATTTGAATTTTGATCAAAGTAGTGAAAGCAGAAAAATTTATTTTCCAAAAGCTAGCGCCAGAGTACAAGGACTAGGATTCGTATTCACCAAATAATAAGTCATGATGATTAATTTCTACTAATGCTAATAGCTATTAGTTAATGATAGATAGTTAGGCAATTAGCAATTTTCACTCATATACTTGGAGTCTACACTACATCTATTAAACTCACTGAGGTCAGCCTGCTATGTATAGTTTAGCGTTAAAAGAAAAAGTACATAACTATCAACTTAGATGGCTCTTTCAAAAACTAAAAGACTCTCCCGCTATTCCCTCAGAAATTTCTGGGTTTAGTCTAGTGGAGGTTGTAGTCGTAGTAGTGATGATTGGAATATTATCTGCGATCGCAGCTCCTAGTTGGCTGAGTTTTAGTAACAGACAAAAGATAAATAAAGCTAATGATGTGATTGTATCAGCAATTCAAGAAGCTCAGAGAGAAGCGAAAAGGCGAAAAATTAGTTATAACGTCAGCTTTATAACTGACAATAATATTCCCAAAATTGCTATCTATCCTACAAAAGATGTTGCTGATGGTTATTGGCGCGTTTTAGGTGAAGGTTTAGGAATTCAATCAGGGTTAATAGTATTAGGAACAAACCTGACTGATACAAACACCACTACTAGCAGTAGCACCGTATCATATGCCTCTACTACCGCAAAAACAATCACCTTTGACTACACAGGTGCTTTAGATCTTCTAGTGAAAACAAACACTAACAGTTTAACATCTGTACAAAACGAGAAAATTGGCGATAAAGGCTTAATTATAGCCATAAGTTTAGCAAAACCAGGTAGTCCTACTGAGCCTACAGGTGTTAAGCGCTGTGTGATTGTCAAAACTTTATTAGGTTCTATCAAAACCGGAAAAGATACTGAATGTAATTAAAAATTGGCAAATTCAGAGGGTTTAACATAAATTGTTAAATAATTCAGTATATAAACTGAACAT contains the following coding sequences:
- the hpsC gene encoding hormogonium polysaccharide secretion pseudopilin HpsC yields the protein MSFYKYFLSNYIKKIGLKQKVNGFTLIELLVGLILAAIIITPLLGFMISILENDRKEQAKATTEQEIRSALDYINRDMQQAVYIYDADGIAAIRNQLPKYDQKDKYFPVLVFWKRQYISGGLAVEGGANDTFVYSLVAYYVIKDNDSTWSNAARIGRFQISNGYGQTDTDISSTRDAGFNMFSLDGEGDLKTKMNQWKKSDESYDQQVLALVDYIDQTIIDTTANPAPSCSTGQMVPQFSGSGDGVATGNVKTRGFYVCVDSSKTVADIYLRGNALARAQNTNLNFDQSSESRKIYFPKASARVQGLGFVFTK
- a CDS encoding Tfp pilus assembly protein FimT/FimU, yielding MYSLALKEKVHNYQLRWLFQKLKDSPAIPSEISGFSLVEVVVVVVMIGILSAIAAPSWLSFSNRQKINKANDVIVSAIQEAQREAKRRKISYNVSFITDNNIPKIAIYPTKDVADGYWRVLGEGLGIQSGLIVLGTNLTDTNTTTSSSTVSYASTTAKTITFDYTGALDLLVKTNTNSLTSVQNEKIGDKGLIIAISLAKPGSPTEPTGVKRCVIVKTLLGSIKTGKDTECN